A region from the Acanthopagrus latus isolate v.2019 chromosome 8, fAcaLat1.1, whole genome shotgun sequence genome encodes:
- the LOC119024151 gene encoding uncharacterized protein LOC119024151, which translates to MRIMRKAFEDVCCMHGLPCSSLGHCFGYPSDVNTDPAPAQEPNSARRSRSSHGLPAADPVTSQPEGLPVSLQEQQQQQRQHEQAQRTVSCISTHSTRTRNVNGTNSNSICHLQDAGEAPCFESPPPSRSLSQSSEEDELELDCSPELELKYPQIPRPSIIIRKPKDSEFQETASDRSDGRETEDGGLSDISAYAEAQQDEIV; encoded by the exons atgcGGATAATGAGAAAAGCCTTTGAGGATGTTTGTTG CATGCATGGACTACCTTGTTCCTCTCTGGGTCACTGTTTTGGTTATCCATCCGATGTGAACACTGATCCAGCACCTGCCCAGGAGCCAAACAGCGCCAGACGAAGCAGAAGTAGCCACGGACTACCTGCAGCAGACCCGGTTACATCCCAGCCAGAAGGCCTGCCAGTCAGtctacaggagcagcagcagcagcagcggcagcatgAACAGGCTCAGAGGACTGTCAGCTGTATCTCCACACACTCCACCAGAACCAGAAATGTGAACGGCACCAACTCAAACTCTATCTGCCACCTGCAGGATGCAGGTGAGGCACCGTGCTTTGAGTCACCTCCACCCAGCCGTAGCCTCTCTCAAAGCTCAGAGGAGGATGAGCTGGAGTTGGACTGTAGTCCGGAGCTGGAGCTGAAATATCCCCAGATCCCCAGACCCTCCATTATTATCAGAAAGCCAAAG GATTCGGAATTCCAGGAAACAGCGTCTGACAGGTCGGACGGCAGGGAGACAGAGGATGGAGGGTTATCAG
- the elapor2a gene encoding endosome/lysosome-associated apoptosis and autophagy regulator family member 2: MRSSAWFVASRALILCALGLIDGAKGQRQCSEADYYYEYTECDSTGSRWRVAIPHSPGACTGLPEPVRGTECTFSCDAGEFLEMSAQECTQCAAGSYSLGSGVRFDQWDSMPAGFSSLATSLENSPRGDDRLTCNSSSWVPQGNYLESNRDECTVSLIYAVHLKKQGSVSFEYQYPDKNLLFEFFIQNDQCQEMDQSADAKWLKLTNHGEWATHTVNLKSGTNILYWRTGGVLMGTKVVKPVLLKNVQIEGVAYTSECFPCKPGTFSHSPGSSTCDPCPPDTYSGRGASSCTPCNTTTQFAAEGSAACKDKPPCSKKDYFQIHTACDHEGKTQVMYKWIEPKICLEGVTGAEPLPPSGEREPCPPCNPGFYNNDTATCSPCPPGTFSDGMKPCRKCPAGTEPTLGYEYKWWNVLPANMKTSCFNVGNSKCDSMNGWEVAGDHIQSGAGSSDNDYLILNIHIPGFKLPTSVSSHSATEFGRITFEFETVCTADCELYFMMDVNRKSTTVVESWEGAKARQSYTHVMTKNASVSYTWAFQRTNQPSDVRWRVNDVARLYSISVSNAVDGVSSECRACALSTQPSSSTCVPCPPGHYIDTRTSQCTECPRNTYLVSHATPAPDACKPCGPASRSDKDHRLCYSDCHFTHTEGNATLTFDFSLLGSVGSLMNGPSFTSKGTKYFHQFNISLCGGQGQLAMCTDNVTDLSVTDSQREKGEGANSVKTFICQSTIIPASGRGFHTALSSQSINLADTFLGVTVENTLDGIKAGPELWPQTSKKVPDINFYYRSLDETSSCVLGRSAVVTLRCNPVKSTKGDLSVPSRCPAGTCDGCTFHFLWESAGACPTCTERDYHQIEGACKGGQQDLLYVWTEPKLCIGGVTLPEKKTLPCEGMEYWVRLGGGLGTFTAVLLISLTCYFWKKNKRLEYKYSRLVMSANKECELPGADSCAVMEGENEADMEDEVVYTKPSLLGKLKAIASKGNGENYEHVQLNSSHSKALVWS; the protein is encoded by the exons ATGCGGTCCTCGGCTTGGTTCGTCGCCAGTCGCGCTCTCATCCTCTGCGCGCTCGGGCTGATTGACGGGGCAAAAGGACAGCGGCAGTGTAGCGAG GCGGACTACTACTATGAGTACACAGAGTGTGACAGCACTGGATCCCGGTGGAGAGTGGCCATCCCACACAGCCCCGGGGCCTGCACTGGACTACCAGAACCTGTACGCGGCACTGAGTGCA CCTTCTCGTGCGACGCCGGGGAGTTCCTGGAGATGTCGGCTCAGGAGTGCACCCAGTGCGCGGCGGGGAGCTACTCCCTCGGCAGCGGCGTCCGCTTCGACCAATGGGATTCCATGCCTGCTGGATTTAGTAGCCTGGCAACCTCGCTGGAAAACAGCCCCCGCGGAGACGACAGGCTCACCTGCAACAG TTCGTCCTGGGTGCCTCAGGGAAACTACCTGGAGTCCAACAGGGACGAGTGCACGGTCTCTCTCATCTACGCCGTCCACCTGAAGAAGCAGGGCTCTGTCAGCTTTGAGTACCAGTATCCAGACAAGAACCTTCTGTTCGAGTTCTTC atcCAGAACGACCAGTGTCAGGAGATGGATCAGTCGGCCGACGCAAAGTGGCTCAAGCTGACCAACCACGGCGAATGGGCGACCCACACG GTGAACCTGAAATCTGGCACCAACATCCTGTactggaggacaggtggagTCCTGATGGGGACCAAAGTGGTGAAGCCTGTTctgctgaaaaatgttcaaatagAAG GAGTCGCCTACACCTCGGAGTGTTTCCCCTGTAAGCCAGGGACGTTCAGCCACTCCCCGGGCTCCTCCACATGCGACCCCTGTCCTCCGGACACCTACTCTGGCCGCGGTGCCAGCTCCTGCACCCCCTGCAACACCACCACTCAGTTTGCAG CCGAGGGATCAGCGGCGTGTAAGGACAAACCTCCGTGTTCCAAGAAGGACTATTTCCAGATCCACACGGCGTGTGACCACGAGGGCAAG ACGCAGGTCATGTATAAGTGGATCGAGCCTAAGATCTGCCTGGAGGGCGTGACCGGAGCTGAGCCGCTGCCTCCGAGTGGCGAGCGAGAGCCCTGCCCCCCCTGTAACCCTGGTTTCTATAACAACGACACAGCCACCTGCTCACCGTGCCCACCTGGGACCTTTTCCGATGGGATGAAAC CGTGTAGGAAGTGTCCGGCAGGCACTGAGCCCACTTTGGGTTACGAGTATAAATGGTGGAATGTTCTTCCTGCAAACATGAAGACGTCCTGCTTCAATGTGGGCAACTCTAAATGTGACAGTATGAATG GCTGGGAGGTGGCAGGCGATCACATCCAGAGCGGAGCGGGAAGCTCAGATAATGATTACCTCATCCTCAACATCCATATTCCTGGCTTCAA GCTCCCCACGTCCGTGTCGAGCCACTCTGCGACTGAGTTTGGCCGCATCACTTTTGAGTTTGAAACCGTGTGCACAGCTGACTGCGAGCTCTACTTCATGATG gatgtaaacaggaaaagCACGACAGTGGTGGAGTCGTGGGAGGGAGCGAAAGCGAGGCAGTCGTACACGCACGTCATGACAAAGAACGCCTCCGTTTCCTACACGTGGGCTTTCCAGAGGACGAACCAACCATCAGAT GTTCGTTGGAGAGTCAACGACGTGGCGCGGCTCTACTCCATCTCGGTGAGTAACGCTGTGGACGGGGTGTCCTCAGAGTGCCGGGCCTGCGCCCTCAGCACCCAaccctccagctccacctgcgTGCCGTGCCCCCCCGGACACTACATAGACACGCGCACCAGCCAGTGCACGGAGTGTCCACGCAACACGTACCTCGTCTCTCACGCCACGCCGGCCCCAGACGCCTGCAAACCTTGCGGGCCCGCCAGCAGGAGCGATAAG gatcACAGATTATGTTACAGCGACTGTCACTTCACCCACACCGAAGGCAACGCCACTCTGACTTTTGACTTCAGCCTCCTCGGGTCAGTGGGATCGCTGATGAACGGTCCGAGTTTCACCTCCAAAGGAACCAAGTACTTCCACCAGTTCAACATCAGCCTGTGTGGGGGACAG GGTCAGCTGGCCATGTGCACCGACAATGTAACTGACCTATCCGTCACCGActcccagagagagaaaggtgaggGAGCCAACTCCGTCAAGACcttcatctgtcagtcaacaaTAATCCCGGCGAGCGGACGAGGCTTCCACACGGCGCTCTCCTCGCAATCCATTAACCTGGCTGACACATTCCTCG GAGTGACAGTGGAGAATACACTCGACGGAATCAAGGCGGGACCAGAGCTGTGGCCTCAGACCTCCAAGAAAGTCCCCGACATCAACTTCTACTACAG gTCCTTGGACGAGACCTCATCTTGCGTCTTGGGTCGGAGCGCAGTGGTGACACTCCGCTGTAACCCGGTAAAGAGCACGAAAGGAGATCTCTCAGTTCCCAG CCGGTGCCCTGCAGGAACATGTGACGGCTGcactttccatttcctctgGGAGAGCGCGGGAGCTTGTCCTACATGCACAGAGAGGGACTACCATCAGATAGAGGGAGCCTGCAAGGGCGGACAGCAG GACCTGCTGTATGTGTGGACCGAGCCGAAGCTGTGTATTGGAGGCGTGACCTTGCCCGAGAAGAAAACGTTGCCGTGCGAGGGGATGGAGTACTGGGTGAGACTGGGCGGAGGACTGGGAACGTTTACCGCAGTGCTGCTCATCTCCCTCACCTGCTACTTCTGGAAGAAGAACAAAAG